One genomic segment of Camelus ferus isolate YT-003-E chromosome 19, BCGSAC_Cfer_1.0, whole genome shotgun sequence includes these proteins:
- the DEFB123 gene encoding beta-defensin 123 codes for MKLLLLTLAALLLLSQLTPGGTQKCWNLRGRCRQRCFKKESVYVYCTNNKMCCVKPKYQPRETLRRF; via the exons ATGAAGCTCCTTTTGCTGACTCTGGCTGCACTGCTGCTCTTGTCCCAGCTCACTCCAG GTGGCACCCAAAAATGCTGGAATCTTCGTGGCAGATGCCGTCAGAGATGCTTCAAGAAGGAAAGCGTCTATGTTTACtgcacaaataataaaatgtgctGTGTGAAGCCCAAGTACCAGCCAAGAGAAACGTTAAGGAGATTTTAA
- the DEFB124 gene encoding beta-defensin 124, with protein MTQLLLLIVALLVLGHVPPGRSEFKRCWMGQGACRPYCTKYETYMHLCPDASLCCLAYGIKPVAASKT; from the exons ATGACACAGCTGCTCCTGCTTATTGTGGCTCTCCTGGTCCTGGGTCATGTGCCGCCAG GGAGAAGTGAATTCAAAAGATGCTGGATGGGCCAAGGGGCCTGCCGGCCTTACTGCACGAAGTACGAAACCTACATGCACCTGTGCCCGGATGCCTCCCTCTGCTGTCTCGCCTATGGAATCAAGCCTGTGGCGGCCTCCAAGACTTAA
- the REM1 gene encoding GTP-binding protein REM 1 isoform X1, giving the protein MTLNTQQQAKTPLCRRASTPLPLSPWGHQPGLLGTAPSSQSQHPRLGQSASLNPPTRQPSPAPNGWSSESSDSEGSWEALYRVVLLGDPGVGKTSLANLFAGKQERDLHEQLGEDVYERTLTVDGEDTTLLVMDTWEAEKLDESWSQESCLQVGSAYVIVYSIADRGSFESASELRIQLRRTHQADHVPIILVGNKADLARCREVSVEEGRACAVVFDCKFIETSATLQHNVAELFEGVVRQLRLRRRDCAAREPPAPRRRASLGQHARRFLARLTARSARRRALKARSKSCHNLAVL; this is encoded by the exons ATGACACTAAACACTCAGCAGCAAGCAAAGACCCCCCTATGTCGGCGAGCCAGCACTCCACTGCCCCTGTCCCCCTGGGGCCaccagcctggcctcctgggcaCAGCACCTTCTTCACAATCCCAGCATCCCCGACTGGGCCAGTCAGCCTCCCTCAACCCTCCCACCCGGCAACCTTCACCTGCCCCCAATGGTTGGTCCTCTGAATCCAGCGACTCTGAAGGTTCCTGGGAAGCCCTCTACCGCGTGGTACTGCTTGGAGATCCTGGCGTAGGGAAGACCAGCCTGGCCAACCTCTTTGCAGGAAAGCAAGAGCGGGACCTCCATGAACAGCTGGGAG AAGATGTGTACGAGAGGACCCTCACGGTGGATGGAGAAGACACCACGCTGCTGGTCATGGACACTTGGGAGGCTGAGAAACTG gatgAAAGCTGGAGCCAGGAGTCGTGCCTGCAGGTGGGCAGCGCCTACGTCATCGTGTACTCCATCGCAGACAGGGGCAGCTTCGAGAGTGCCTCTGAGCTCCGCATTCAGCTGCGGCGCACACATCAGGCAGACCACGTGCCCATCATCCTGGTGGGCAATAAGGCAGACCTGGCCCGCTGCCGGGAAGTCTCCGTGGAAG AGGGCCGCGCCTGCGCTGTGGTATTCGACTGCAAGTTCATCGAGACGTCCGCCACCCTGCAGCACAACGTGGCGGAGCTCTTCGAAGGCGTGGTGCGCCAGCTGCGCTTGCGCCGCCGGGACTGCGCAGCCCGGGAGCCGCCCGCGCCGCGACGGCGGGCGAGCCTCGGTCAGCACGCTCGGCGCTTCCTGGCACGCCTGACGGCGCGCAGCGCCCGCCGCCGGGCGCTCAAGGCCCGCTCCAAGTCTTGCCACAACCTAGCCGTCCTCTGA
- the REM1 gene encoding GTP-binding protein REM 1 isoform X2, producing the protein MTLNTQQQAKTPLCRRASTPLPLSPWGHQPGLLGTAPSSQSQHPRLGQSASLNPPTRQPSPAPNGWSSESSDSEGSWEALYRVVLLGDPGVGKTSLANLFAGKQERDLHEQLGDVYERTLTVDGEDTTLLVMDTWEAEKLDESWSQESCLQVGSAYVIVYSIADRGSFESASELRIQLRRTHQADHVPIILVGNKADLARCREVSVEEGRACAVVFDCKFIETSATLQHNVAELFEGVVRQLRLRRRDCAAREPPAPRRRASLGQHARRFLARLTARSARRRALKARSKSCHNLAVL; encoded by the exons ATGACACTAAACACTCAGCAGCAAGCAAAGACCCCCCTATGTCGGCGAGCCAGCACTCCACTGCCCCTGTCCCCCTGGGGCCaccagcctggcctcctgggcaCAGCACCTTCTTCACAATCCCAGCATCCCCGACTGGGCCAGTCAGCCTCCCTCAACCCTCCCACCCGGCAACCTTCACCTGCCCCCAATGGTTGGTCCTCTGAATCCAGCGACTCTGAAGGTTCCTGGGAAGCCCTCTACCGCGTGGTACTGCTTGGAGATCCTGGCGTAGGGAAGACCAGCCTGGCCAACCTCTTTGCAGGAAAGCAAGAGCGGGACCTCCATGAACAGCTGGGAG ATGTGTACGAGAGGACCCTCACGGTGGATGGAGAAGACACCACGCTGCTGGTCATGGACACTTGGGAGGCTGAGAAACTG gatgAAAGCTGGAGCCAGGAGTCGTGCCTGCAGGTGGGCAGCGCCTACGTCATCGTGTACTCCATCGCAGACAGGGGCAGCTTCGAGAGTGCCTCTGAGCTCCGCATTCAGCTGCGGCGCACACATCAGGCAGACCACGTGCCCATCATCCTGGTGGGCAATAAGGCAGACCTGGCCCGCTGCCGGGAAGTCTCCGTGGAAG AGGGCCGCGCCTGCGCTGTGGTATTCGACTGCAAGTTCATCGAGACGTCCGCCACCCTGCAGCACAACGTGGCGGAGCTCTTCGAAGGCGTGGTGCGCCAGCTGCGCTTGCGCCGCCGGGACTGCGCAGCCCGGGAGCCGCCCGCGCCGCGACGGCGGGCGAGCCTCGGTCAGCACGCTCGGCGCTTCCTGGCACGCCTGACGGCGCGCAGCGCCCGCCGCCGGGCGCTCAAGGCCCGCTCCAAGTCTTGCCACAACCTAGCCGTCCTCTGA